The Pongo abelii isolate AG06213 chromosome 23, NHGRI_mPonAbe1-v2.0_pri, whole genome shotgun sequence nucleotide sequence cttcccacctcagcctcccgagtagctgagattacaggcatgtactaccatgcctggataatttttgtattttagtagagatggggtttcaccatattggtcaagctggtctctaactccccaaatgatccgccagcctcggcctcccaaagtactgggattacaggcgtgagccgctgtgcccagccagaatacTACCCATCTCTTAATCAGCTCAAATTGCAGTCTTTCTATTAGGTCATTCCTAATTACTTCAACTAAAACTAATCTCTTCTTCCACTAAATTGCTATGACATTTTGTTACCAATAAATGTATGACatacatttatattatgtatgacatacatttatattatgtatGTCATATATTGTTTGCATTATGATCTGTAttcatgttttcattcattcttttaataaCTATTTAGAGCACCCACTGTTTGCCAGGGCTAGAGTAGCAAAGAAGGCAGACATTGTACCTAATGATCATTATACATTGGATACATATatcattaagaaagaaaaggctgggggactgggtatggtggcgcattcctgtagtcctagcacattgggaggctaaagcaggcagatcttttgagcccaggagtttgagaccatcctgggcaacatggtgaaacctcatctctactaaaaatacaaaaaaattggcctggtgcagtggctcatgcctgtaatcccagcactttgggaggtcgaggcaggcggatcacctgaggtcaggagttccagaccagcctggccaacatggtgaccccgtctctaccaaaaaatacaaaaattagcctggcgtggtggcaggcgacttaatcccagctatttgggaggcagaggcaggagaatcgtttgaacctgggaggtggaggttgcagtgagccgagatcgagccattgcactcaaacctgggggacaagagtgagacttctctcaaaaaaaaaagattagccaggcatggtggtgcttgcctatggtcccagctactcgagaggctgagtgggaggatcacctgagcccaggaggtggaggttggtgagcggagattatgccactgcactccagcctgggctacggagtgagaccctgtctcaaaaaaaaaaaaagaaagaagaaagagagaaaaaagaaagaaaggaagggaagggaagaatggaaggaaagaagggaagggaagaagggaagggaagggaagaagggaaggaaaggcaaaaagaaaaggaaaggaaagaaaagaaagaagtgagggaagggggcagggagaaagagaaagaagaaataagaaaaaaagaaaagaaagaaagataaagtaagaaaaaaacaaaagaacccaGCAGGATTTGATGACTGACAGTAAGGTGAGTCCAAGCTTTCCAGGTTAACAGTAAGGAGAGAGCACGACAGGCTGAGGGAACATGTCAGAGGGGGCTGGGGCAGTCTGCTGCCTTACCCTCTTTACCAGCGTCAAAGAACCATTTCTATTAGCACAGTGCTTTACACTTACCACACAAGAAGTATAAGAATTAATGAACACACATTGAGTATAGGAGTAGGTTTGACAAGAAAAAGAATCCAGTGATGAAGAGGGAGAAGAATAAGAGTAAATTGTCAGAGAATAAGATCATttgaattcctttttatttcaataaaatagtagtagtagtagtaatagtagcaGTAGCAGCAGCTAATGTTTATTCAGTGcttactctggaaaaaaaaaaccgcattaagggccgggcgcggtggcatgcctgtaatcccagcactttgggaggctgaggcgggcagatcacgaggtcaggagatcgagatcatcctggctaacacagtgaaaccccgtctctacaaaaatacaaaaaaattagcggggcatggtggcgggtacctgtagtcccagctacttgggaggctgaggcaggagaatggcgtgaacccgcccaggaggcggagcttgcagtgagccgagatcgtgccactgcattccaacctgggctacagagtgagactccgtctcaaaaaaaaaaaaaaaaaaattgcgttAAGAACTTTATGTGTGTCATTTTACATACATTCTTTATTGTGTGCCATCTGTTCCTCATTTTCTACAGTCTCTTGAAGCAGTCTCCGAATGTGGAGCTCTCCTTCCCACAGCGATCAGAAGGCTCCAATGTCTTTAGTGGTACAAAGACGGGAACATTGTTTCTCACTTCATACCGGGTAATTTCTACTTCTACTTTAATCTGCTGATTAATTCTACATTTGTTTtccttaaaatgaagaaaagttaAACATTGACTTTTGAAGTGTTTTTAAACATGTGCACTTTGGGATTTTCCACATTGAAGGGTGATGGAAGAAAAGATGATGTTTCTCAGTTAGACCTGAATGCACCTTGCTCTTGTAAGTGTCAATCCATGGACGAATTCTGCATTCCTTTTCCAAAGTTTCTGTCCTTGCGTAGGTGATTTTCATAACTTCGCGCTCCATCAATGATCCCATGTTGTCTTTTATGATGCCATTTGATCTGATGACGAACCTCACTGTTGAACAACCAGTATTTGCTGCAAACTTCATTAAGGGAACTATTCAGGCAGCTCCATATGGTAAGTGTTCCCTCAgaagtgtgtattttttttccctcaaaatctTCTAGAAGGTTTAAGATTCAAACTTGGGTCATGTTGAAATTCAAACAAAAGCTGCCCTACTTTGTCAGGTAGTGCTTCCCTTGGTGTTTGTGGCAGTCTTTCTGTTGTCAGCTATGCCAGTTTTTTGGTGAGTGTGTGCCATTTCTTCCCCCAGGTGGCTGGGAAGGACAAGCTACTTTTAAATTAGTCTTCAGAAATGGAGGTGCCATTGAATTTGCCCAGTTGATGGTGAGAGCTGCCTCTGCTGGTAAGTGATGCTGATAAAGATACTAAgcactttgggtttttttgtttgtttgtttgtttgggtttttttttgttgttgttgctgttgttgttgttttgttgtttttgagacagagatttttgtattttttgtaagtcgaggtttcaccatgttgcccaggctggtctcgaactcctgaactcaaatgatcctcctgcctcagcctcacgaaatgctggggttacaggcatgagccaccacgcccagcccactttGGGGTTTTAAGGCTTGTGGAATTAAAGCAGGACTTCTACTCAGCCAAGATTTGCTGGCCTCTGTGGCCAGGCAGTTGGTATTTGCACACATATTCAGCAGGCATTTCCTGGGCCTGCCTACAATTGTCAAGTACCATGTTACAGGGTAGGAACACAAAGATTATTCAGTCCCTTCCTATCCTGAAGGAGCTTGCAATCTAGTGGGAGCTTACAGCCAGACACCCAAGTGACTAATTATACCTgatagtcttttgtccatttaaaCACTGACCTCAGATATCTACTGAGCGTCTCTTCCTTGGGTCAGGGAGCCCTTAGTTATTCTTCCTTTGgtgtggctttttattttttcttctctctggacttgtctttgcttttctcaggttttaGTCCCCATCTTACATGAGAGGGGAGTAGAGGTACTGTCAAGACTTGTAGCACTGATCTAATGGATATACCACAGAACTCTTTCAAACTGtgactacaaataatttttttatcatatatatatatatattttttgagacagagtcttgctttgtcactcaggctggagtgcaatcgtgcgatctcagctcactgcaacctctacctcccgggttcaagcgattctcctccctcagcctcccaaatagctgggattacaggtgtccgccaccacgcccagctaatttttgtatttttagtagagacggagtttcaccatgttggtcaggctggtctcgaactcctgacctcaggagatccacccgcctcggcctcccaaagtgctgggatcacaggcgtgagccagcatgcctggccggTCCTTGCGATCTTTAACCCATGGCTTCCATGGCCTCTTTGTACAGCCAGCAGATAAGGGAATAAAGATCTTCCCTGGGAAATTTTTATGGGCCAGGCCTGGAAACTGTGTACGTTACATCTGGTCACATGCCATAGGCAAAACTCAGTGTCGTAGGCCGATAATGGATCCACAGATACATCCCCATCCCAATCCTCAGAATCTGTGACTGTTACCTTATTTGTAAAAAGGGTGTTTGTAGAtataattaaggatcttgagatgacaAGATTACCCTGGATTATTTAGGTGGCCTCTAAATGCCATCACAAGTGTTCTTATAAGAGAGATTCAGAGGGGAGACAAGACAAAAGTGTTTTCTTCGGTACCACACTTCCTTACATTGGTCTTTAATGGCTATATCTTACCAACTTGGTAGAATCCTCAGAAGTTTTTTCTGAATATCTATTATGATTAGGTGCTATGCTAGGCCTGGAATAAGCACAGGCAAATGAGACACAATCTCTGCCCTTAAGAAACATGCCATTCAGGACAAGggtcatatttcttttcttttctttctttctttttttttttttttgtgagacaaggtcttactctgtcacccaggctggaggctccagtgcagtggcacaaataaggctcactgcagcctcaaacttccaggctcaagcaatcctcctgcctcagcttcctgagtagctaggaccacaggcatgcaccaccatgcctggctaatttttaaaaaactttttgtagagatagggtcttgccatgttgcccaggctggtcttgaactcctggggtcaagcaatcctcccatcttggcctcctaaaatgttgggattacaggtgtgagccacttcacccagcccatgtttcttttttatcttgTGTCTCAAGAGCATTGTTGGAAACACATGTAAGGTGGTGATTAAATACTCTGTTAATTGTTCAGTTGATATCTGCTATATATCTGACTTAATTAAAAGAGTTCCTATTTTGCCAAATTTGTCTTTCCAGCTGCCCGAGGATTTCCACTTAGAACCTTAAATGACTGGTTCAGCTCTATGGGAATTTATGTAATTACTGGGGAAGGGAACATGTGCACTCCACAGATGCCTTGTTCAGGTAAGGTATGGCAGAGAGGTTCTTCCTGGAAGGTGGAAAATTATGCCAGAGGCTCAAAGATCTATCCCTTGCAGGCTTGCCTCCAGCTCCcctgcaggagcagcagcagaggtTTAGGGGCTTGGAAAATGGTCGCATCTGTGACTTTGTTTCCAGACTGAAACCCAGTGGCAAAGTCAGCAAGTGACTGGGCTTTGGTTTCAGGCTTACTTTTAATGATATATACAAACCTGGAACATACTTGGCAACTCTTGTTAGTGGGAAGGGTCACTTCCTGTTTATAGCCTGAGCAGAAAATATATGCTCTTGCCCACTTccttgtttccatttcacatagcaTAGTCATCGTACCTGTGTCACACCCTTCAACCTTACTGAGGACTCAAGCCCTGGGTCCTTTAACAGTTTGTGCTGTTAAAGTCCACTGCTACTGAATGGGGTTTCTGGAAAGTAATTCTCAAACATGGTCCACTGCCTACTGGTGGGCCACCAAGGGTCTCCTAATGCtgccaacacacacaaaaatatgggACTTTTCTTGAGTTCTCCTTGGAACTTGATATGCATGTCCATGGGCCTTTAGTTTTGTATGTAACTTAAAGGCTACTTATTTGTAACCTTGAAAGTTACCTTGGTTTTTAAAGGTTATTAcagtctaatattcagaatctaaaGAAATTGTTGCTAGGGTTTAACATTTTTTCAAttggtgaaattcacataacatataattaacattttaatgtgtacaattcagtggtatttagTGTAAAATTTAGCAGTATTTGACGTATTCACAATATTATACATCCACCAGCTCTCTCTAGTTTCAAaaggtggtgttttttttttttggagacagggtctcgctttgtcacccaggctgtagtacagtggtaccatcatggccccctgcagccttgaccccctgggctcaagcgatcctcttacctcagtaCCCCCCAACCAGAGTaggctaggaccacaggcgcaatccaccatgcccagctaatttttatgtgtttttgtagagacagaaatctccctatgttgcccaggctggttttgaactcctgggctcaagccatctgcccaccttgccctcccgaggtgctgggattataggcatgagccatccctggcagccttttttgtttttgtttttgtttttgtttttgttttgagatggagtcttgctctgtcgcccaggctggagtgcagtggcgcgatgcaagctccgccttcagggttcacgccattctcctgcctcagcctcctgagtagctgggactactggcgcccgccaccatgcccggctaatttttttttgtatttttagtagagacggggtttcaccgtgttagccaggatggtcttgatctcctgacctcgtgatctgcccgcctcggcctcccaaagtgctgggattacaggcttgagtcaccgcacccggcacctgccagcctttttttaaaaaaaattttatagatacagggtctcactgtgttgcttaggctggtctcacgctcctgggctcaagcaagtctactgccttggcttcccaaagtgctgggattacaggtgtaagccacagcatCTGGTCTAGTTTCAAAACTTTTTATCACCTAATAGCCACTAAGAAGTTAGTCCCCATTGTCCCCTCCCTGATCCCCTGGTATCCTCTAATATGCTTTCTGTCTTTATTGATTCACCTATTTTGAATATATCTCATaaaagaaatcatacaatatgtgaccttttgtgtttaGCTTATCTCACTCAagataatgtttttgaggttcctCCAAGTTGTAGCTTGTAGCATGTAgcaatacttcatttcttttcctggctgaataatactccattgtacatatataccacagtttgtatATTCATtcctccattgatggacatttgtcttgtttccaccttttggctattatgaatactaGCTGCTATAAGCATTTGTATATAAGTTTCTacgtagacatatgttttcatttctcctggatatacatattggagtggaatttctgggtcatatgttaATTctctaactttttgaggaaccaccaactATTTTCCAgtgctgcactattttacattcctatgtaaatgtaagtgttcctatttctacaCATCCTCAGCAACacttatcttccttttttttaaaaaaagtatatctatattaaagccatcctagtgggtatgaagtggtatctcattgtggttttaatttgcatttccttaatgactaatgatgttgaacatcttttaatgtgctttttATATACCTTCGTTGGAGAactgtctgttcaagtcttttgcctatttttttttattatttaaatcggattgcttgtctttttgttgttgagttgtaagcaTTCTTTATATAGTCTGGATATGAAATCCTTGTCagatatattatttgtaaatatttttaggttttctttcacattcttgataatgactttttttttttttttttttttttgagacagagtctccctgtgtcacccaggctggagtgcagtggcaccatcttggctcactgcaacctctgcctcccgggtttaagtgattcttgtgccttagcctcctgaatagctgggactgcaggtgtgtgccaccatgcacagctaatcttggtatttttagtagagatgtagtttcaccatgttgttcaggctcatctagaactcctgagctcaaatgatctgcctgccttggccagtgggttacaggtgtgaacaactGTGCCCAGGCAAAAATGGCTTTTAATGcacaaaggtttttaatttttatcaaatttctcttttttcctcttgttgcTCATGCTTTTGATGTAAAATGTAAGAATTcgttgccaaatccaatgtcatgaagatttatccctgttttcttctaaggattttatagttttggctcttatatcaagcttgtccaacccatggcccaggatggctttgaatgcagcccaacacaaattcataaactttcttaaaatgttatgagatttttaaaaatagttcgtcagctatcgttagtgttagtatgttttatatgtggcccaagacaattcttcaccaatgtggcccagggaagccaaaagattggccACCTCTGTTTTATATTAAGGCCATTGATTCACTACAGGTTAATTTTTATCTGTAGAGGGAAGTGAGGGAAGAACCTCATTCTTCTACATgcagatatccagttgtcccagaatcattttttgaagagactatttttttcccattgaatggtcttggcattcTGTCAAAAATCAACTGTTCGTAGAtgcttgggtttatttctggactcttaatTCATTCCATTGGTCTCTAAGTCTATCTTTGTGCCAGTaacacactgtcttgattacagtAGTTTTGTAATAAATTTTGGATTAAAGCAAAATAACTTTACAGCTGTCCATTCACTTTATCCAGTTAAATCACTTTGGGGAATGTAACCCAAGGTAATAAGTAAAACTCATGTTTATTGTAAGGTTAATTAGAAagtcagaaacaacaaaaagagtcATCTATccatatgatgaaatattatcCAGCTTTGAATTTATGAAGTAAATTAAcaatatgaagacatttcttatAATATTAAGTAAAAGAGCCAGATTTCAAAAATCATatggctggccgggcgcagtggctcatgcctgtaatcccagcactttgggaggccaaggcgggtggatcatgaggtcaggagatcgagaccatcctggctaacatggtgaaaccctgtctctactaaaaatacaaaaaaataagctgggcatggtggtgggcgcttgtagtcccagctactctggaggctgaggtgggagaatggcatgaacctgggaggcggagcttgcagtgagccgagatcgcgccactgcactccagcctgggcaacagagcgagactccatctcaaaataataataataataatatggctGATATGATCATGATTATATAAAGAATATTCACAGAAATTCTACaaagaaatacaccaaaatagtaAGTGTTCGATGGTAGAATCGTAGATGACttttttccattcctcttttctctattttccaaaCGCATATTCCTCATTaagcatgtattactttttttcATAATCAAACTTTATTAAGTAAAACACATATCTGTGCATGAGTATAAGTAACGCACCGATCTATTGATAGGGTTGTTTTCATGTTGATTTGAATCCCTGCACAACAGGAAGTGATATGCCTTCAATTGGTGATAGCTGGAGGAAATAGCTTTAGCCTTATTCTGCCTGACTTCTCTTCTTGCGTCAGTTCGCTtcagcattattttttaagttcttccTTCTCACATATTCCTTGACTTAAAggtaactgaattttttttccttctcattataATTCCCAGTTATTGTCTATGGAGCCCCACCTGCAGGATATGGAGCCCCACCTCCCGGATACGGAGCCCCACCTGCAGGATATGGAGCCCCACCTCCCGGATATGGAGCCCCACCTGCAGGATATGGAGCCCCACCTCTCGGATACGGAGCCCCACCTGCAGGAAATGAAGGCCCGCCTGTGGGATACAGAGCCTCACCTGCTGGATCTGGAGCCAGGCCTCACGAATCTACAGCAGCCCAGGCTCCTGAAAACGAGgcttctcttccctctgcctcctcttctCAGGTCCGTTCTTAACCTTCTAAGATGTAAACCTTGAAGACTCACCAAGCAAAGAGGTACCCTAAAATTGAAGTCAGGATAAGGAGGAGGACTCAGGTATGTGATCACAGAGGCTTCTCGCAGGTAGTTGTTCCACCCTTTGGAAGGGCAATCTTATGGGGGAAGGTGAAGCTTTACTTCTGTGCCTAGATTTTAGAAGCAGAATCAACTCTTGATTAGCTGGCTAAAGAAAAAGTACCATTGTAGGGCTAATTCCCCAGTAATTTGGTTGACATTGGGTTGCAtttttaaacataactttttCCACACTCGCATTCAGGGTTCCCGTCTTCCCATCCTCATTCAAGAAACATCTATTATGCTCTGTTTGCTAGGCACTAAGATGCGTGCTAAAAACGTCATGTTGAACACTTAGTTGTTTGAAAAAGCTAAATTTTCAATAGTGAGAGTATTATAAATTACGGTACATCCACAAAATGGAGTATTATACACCTGTTGAAAACTATGTCTAGAGGTACAGAAAGCCTTCTTTGAGGATgccaaaaacaacaaataaaagcaTGATAAATTgactatatcaaaatttaaaacttctctgtgacAGAAGTTAAAAGACAGGCAACAGAATAGGAGAAAGTGATTTTcaacatatatattaatttatagtcAGAATATGTGAATAACTACAAATCAGTTCTCCCCAGAATGACAGAAATATGAATTGCCGAATAACCAAGGCAATAGCATGgccaaaaaatgtttgaaaagatgttcagctTGACTAGTGTTAAGGAAATGCAACTTGAgatgagaaaacatttttatctccaaagatttacaaatattaaaactCTTGATATGGCACTTTCACATCTTAAAATCTACCTCTGAGAAAACTTGCATGTGTGCACAAAGATGCATGTGGGAAGATTTCATTATATTCATTGTTTCTAACAgcacaaaattagaaataacctATATGTCCATTAATAGGAAATATATGAATAGGCTATGGTATGCCCATACTACgtatgcagaaatttctaagacttgttgataaagagaaaaagcaagTTGTAGGGAGCATATACTATAGTGATTTTCAGCCTCATCAGACTGAATGCCccattttataacaaatatttatattttataacaaacgtttatatttgtatatttataacaaatattttgtaatgtCTCCTTCACTTCAGTGAAGTTTATAGATAATTGCATATGATTCCACACCATTTCAACCAAAATTAATAGGCCATAAATGTGATAGAGTAAATAAAAGGAGTTTGTAGtaaaattttaagtgttttaatatataaatgcTCAGATTCTACCACACTAGAAGACATACTGAAGTAATCAAGGGTTCACTCCCATATACATAGTCACCATAGGTATAAAGATTAGAAATGCTAACTGATATGAATATGTTGCTTTGGTGGCTTGAATACCATTGCTATTGGCAATATTGTTCTCCAAAATGGTGAACAACctttgaaaattttccaaataaaacaaagtttaGTCTTCCTTTGATTTACACAGTGGTTGAATTCCTGAAAATTTCTGTATATATTAAAGTCATATAAAACAGAGTTAGGCTGTAGGCTCAAATGATTATAAACACGCTTCACCTACATCACTGACTGGAGAGCCATTTGAAAGTCAGGAGACATAGGACAATTAAGGTACTGCCCTGTACGTGTCAGGATGTCTCGCATCTTTGACTCCTCACCCATTAAATGccaataatggcctctagttggGATAACCAAAAATGCTCCCACTTATTTCCTAATTGCTCCCTGGGGGGCAGTGCCATCCCTGCTGAGGCCCACTACTCTAGACTGTTTCAATGCTTTCAGCCCCTTCAGAGCTCACCATTCTCCCACTCCGGCAAGGTAGGCAAAGTTCTTAATTTCATTGGCCTTTCCTTATCTTATTGTAGGCTCATCAAGCCACCTAAAAGGGAGGCCTTAaaaatacaggccgggcgcggtggctcacgcctgtaatcccagcactttgggaagctgaggcgggcggatcacctgaggtcaggagttcgagaccagcctcaac carries:
- the WBP2NL gene encoding postacrosomal sheath WW domain-binding protein, with translation MAVNQSHTENRRGALIPNGESLLKQSPNVELSFPQRSEGSNVFSGTKTGTLFLTSYRVIFITSRSINDPMLSFMMPFDLMTNLTVEQPVFAANFIKGTIQAAPYGGWEGQATFKLVFRNGGAIEFAQLMVRAASAAARGFPLRTLNDWFSSMGIYVITGEGNMCTPQMPCSVIVYGAPPAGYGAPPPGYGAPPAGYGAPPPGYGAPPAGYGAPPLGYGAPPAGNEGPPVGYRASPAGSGARPHESTAAQAPENEASLPSASSSQVRS